Proteins encoded within one genomic window of Corynebacterium aurimucosum:
- a CDS encoding Rv2175c family DNA-binding protein, with the protein MSVTKSEKNTENPHPELPQLLAGEKLLTLKEVAERLDLPITRVFDLLNARKFIVWRNAEGERLVPEAFFNAKGVISKHVSGVITVLSDNGWGDNEILAHLFTEDDSLPGRPIDALHGHLAREVIRRAQASAF; encoded by the coding sequence GTGTCCGTGACTAAGTCTGAGAAAAACACCGAGAATCCGCACCCAGAACTGCCGCAGCTCCTCGCCGGGGAAAAGCTGCTGACGCTGAAGGAGGTCGCTGAAAGGCTCGATCTCCCGATCACGCGTGTCTTCGATCTTCTCAATGCGCGCAAGTTCATTGTGTGGCGCAATGCTGAGGGAGAGCGCCTCGTTCCGGAAGCATTCTTCAACGCCAAAGGCGTCATTTCCAAGCATGTGTCTGGAGTGATTACGGTCCTCTCCGACAACGGGTGGGGCGACAACGAGATTCTGGCGCACCTATTTACCGAAGATGATTCTTTGCCAGGCCGCCCCATTGACGCGCTGCACGGGCACCTGGCGCGCGAGGTTATTCGGCGCGCACAGGCTTCGGCTTTTTAG
- a CDS encoding protein kinase domain-containing protein, whose protein sequence is MTRLNVGDILEGRYRIDQPIARGGMSTVYRCVDMRLGRAVAAKVMDERYHDDPVFVTRFEREARAMAQLSHPNLVAVHDFSADGLPIYLIMELITGGTLRELLAERGPMPPHAAAGVMHSVLAGLTEVHHAGLVHRDIKPDNVLITDSHRVKVGDFGLVRSAKAEHDSSGQIVGTVSYLSPEQVTGADITPASDVYSAGIVLFELLTGTVPFHGDTPLAHATARVHEDVVAPSSRIEGVPMLFDALVATATARQPAERFADAGEFLDALDDVSRELQLPKFTVPIPRNSAAARTAAVPTDFSGTDNTRVFEATSAIPAPQPPTRETRVEPRNDAFFPPAEPVEPPAPSPAVPEPSAPVPPAGAEEEPEERPLSNRSAIALIGFLVLVGLATLAVAVAAWWFGSGEYGTWPILWRPY, encoded by the coding sequence ATGACAAGGCTGAACGTGGGCGACATTCTTGAGGGACGCTACCGCATCGATCAGCCGATCGCTCGGGGCGGCATGTCCACCGTGTATCGCTGCGTTGACATGCGTTTGGGTCGCGCAGTGGCGGCCAAGGTGATGGATGAGCGCTATCACGATGACCCCGTCTTCGTCACCCGCTTCGAACGCGAAGCACGCGCGATGGCGCAGCTGAGCCACCCCAATCTCGTCGCCGTGCATGACTTTTCCGCGGATGGATTACCCATTTATCTCATCATGGAGCTCATCACCGGAGGTACCTTGCGCGAGCTCCTTGCGGAACGCGGACCCATGCCGCCGCATGCCGCAGCCGGCGTCATGCACTCCGTGCTGGCCGGGCTCACCGAAGTGCACCATGCCGGCCTCGTGCACCGAGATATCAAGCCGGACAATGTTCTGATCACGGATAGCCACCGCGTCAAGGTCGGTGATTTCGGTCTGGTTCGCTCCGCCAAGGCGGAGCACGATAGCTCCGGCCAGATCGTCGGTACCGTCAGCTACCTCTCCCCCGAGCAGGTCACTGGCGCGGACATCACGCCGGCCTCCGACGTGTACTCCGCGGGAATCGTGCTCTTTGAACTCTTGACCGGCACAGTCCCCTTCCACGGCGATACCCCGCTGGCGCACGCCACCGCGCGCGTGCACGAGGATGTGGTGGCGCCCTCCTCCCGCATCGAGGGGGTACCCATGCTTTTCGACGCCCTCGTGGCCACCGCCACTGCACGCCAGCCAGCCGAAAGGTTTGCGGATGCCGGCGAATTCCTCGATGCTTTGGATGATGTCTCCCGCGAGCTACAGCTCCCGAAGTTCACTGTGCCGATTCCGCGGAACTCAGCTGCCGCACGTACTGCTGCCGTGCCAACGGATTTTTCGGGCACGGATAATACCCGGGTCTTTGAAGCGACCTCAGCTATCCCTGCACCCCAGCCCCCAACGCGGGAAACCCGGGTAGAGCCGCGCAACGACGCCTTCTTCCCGCCAGCCGAGCCTGTCGAGCCCCCGGCACCCTCCCCTGCGGTACCGGAGCCTTCTGCCCCCGTTCCTCCAGCCGGGGCCGAGGAAGAGCCGGAAGAACGGCCCTTGAGCAACCGCAGCGCGATAGCCCTCATTGGCTTCCTCGTCCTCGTCGGCCTCGCCACCTTGGCCGTCGCCGTGGCGGCTTGGTGGTTCGGCTCCGGAGAATACGGCACGTGGCCGATTCTCTGGAGGCCGTATTAG
- a CDS encoding class II 3-deoxy-7-phosphoheptulonate synthase, which produces MSWTVDIPKEVLPDLPPLPEGINEKFQDAISREAKQQPSWDQLQADNVRKILESVPPIVVAPEVEDLKRKLADVALGKAFLLQGGDCAETFESNTEPHIRGNIKTLLQMAVVLTYGASTPVVKLGRIAGQYAKPRSSDLDANGLYNYRGDIVNGVEANEESRRHDPARMIRAYANSSAAMNLVRALTHSGTADLYRLHEWNREFVANSPAGARYQALADEIENGLAFMNACGVSDETLRSAEIYCSHEALLKDYERSMLRLGTDLNGETKLYDLSAHQLWIGERTRGLEDFHVAFASIIGNPVGIKLGPGVTPEQAVEYAEKLDPNREPGRLTMIARMGHDKVRSVLPPIIKAVEDSGHKVVWQSDPMHGNTFTASNGYKTRHFDKIVDEVQGFFEVHRELGTHPGGVHLEFTGEDVTECLGGAEDITDVDLPGRYESAVDPRLNTQQSLELSFLIAEMLRN; this is translated from the coding sequence GTGAGTTGGACAGTAGATATTCCCAAAGAAGTGCTTCCTGATCTGCCGCCGCTGCCGGAGGGGATCAATGAGAAGTTCCAAGACGCCATTTCCCGCGAGGCAAAACAGCAGCCGAGCTGGGATCAGCTGCAGGCTGATAACGTGCGCAAGATTCTTGAATCCGTACCGCCTATCGTCGTGGCCCCGGAAGTTGAGGATCTCAAGCGCAAGCTTGCCGACGTCGCCTTGGGCAAAGCCTTCCTCCTCCAGGGTGGCGATTGCGCCGAGACCTTCGAATCCAACACTGAGCCGCACATCCGCGGCAACATCAAGACGCTGCTACAGATGGCCGTGGTGTTGACCTACGGCGCGTCCACTCCGGTAGTAAAGCTGGGACGTATCGCCGGCCAGTACGCGAAGCCGCGCTCCTCTGATCTGGACGCGAACGGCTTGTACAACTACCGCGGTGACATCGTTAACGGCGTGGAAGCTAACGAAGAGTCCCGCCGCCACGATCCTGCCCGCATGATTCGCGCCTACGCGAACTCCTCGGCGGCAATGAACCTGGTCCGGGCGCTGACCCACTCCGGAACCGCAGACCTGTACCGCCTCCACGAGTGGAACCGCGAATTCGTGGCTAACTCCCCGGCGGGTGCACGCTACCAGGCGCTGGCGGATGAGATTGAGAACGGCCTGGCCTTCATGAACGCCTGTGGGGTTTCGGACGAGACCCTGCGCTCGGCGGAGATTTACTGCTCCCACGAGGCGTTGTTGAAGGACTACGAGCGTTCCATGCTCCGACTGGGCACGGATCTCAACGGCGAAACCAAGCTTTATGACTTGTCTGCACACCAGCTGTGGATTGGTGAGCGTACCCGTGGTCTTGAGGACTTCCACGTGGCCTTTGCTTCTATCATCGGCAACCCCGTGGGCATCAAGCTTGGCCCTGGCGTGACGCCGGAGCAGGCAGTGGAATACGCGGAGAAGCTTGACCCGAACCGTGAGCCGGGCCGCCTCACCATGATTGCCCGTATGGGCCACGATAAGGTGCGCTCCGTGCTGCCCCCGATCATCAAGGCAGTGGAGGACTCCGGCCACAAGGTTGTGTGGCAGTCCGATCCTATGCACGGAAATACCTTCACGGCATCGAACGGTTACAAGACCCGCCACTTCGACAAGATCGTCGACGAGGTCCAAGGCTTCTTCGAGGTCCACCGTGAACTGGGCACCCACCCGGGCGGCGTGCACCTGGAGTTCACCGGTGAGGACGTCACCGAGTGCCTTGGCGGCGCTGAGGACATCACGGATGTGGATCTGCCGGGCCGCTACGAGTCCGCCGTGGACCCGCGCCTAAACACCCAGCAATCGCTGGAGCTGTCCTTCCTTATCGCTGAGATGCTGCGCAACTAG
- a CDS encoding polyadenylate-specific 3'-exoribonuclease AS, with amino-acid sequence MRYFYDTEFIEDGSTIELVSIGIVGEDGSEYYAVSTDFDPAKANAWVRENVLDKLPSPADPVWKSRETIREELLKFLGRHSTPIELWAWVGAYDHVVLAQLWGDMASLPKGMPRYTRELKQYWEFAGRPKLPPVPNGNHDALVDARHNLAKFRVCEQQLPLTRGNRVH; translated from the coding sequence GTGCGCTACTTCTACGACACCGAATTCATTGAGGACGGATCGACCATCGAGCTGGTCTCCATCGGTATTGTCGGGGAAGACGGAAGCGAGTACTACGCGGTGTCCACAGATTTCGACCCCGCGAAGGCTAATGCGTGGGTGCGGGAGAACGTCTTGGATAAATTGCCAAGCCCCGCAGACCCAGTTTGGAAATCACGTGAGACCATCCGCGAAGAGCTCTTGAAATTCTTAGGCCGGCATTCCACGCCCATTGAGCTGTGGGCTTGGGTAGGAGCCTATGACCACGTGGTCCTCGCACAACTGTGGGGAGACATGGCTAGCCTGCCCAAGGGGATGCCGCGCTATACCCGCGAACTGAAGCAGTATTGGGAGTTTGCTGGCCGCCCTAAGCTGCCTCCAGTACCCAATGGCAACCACGATGCGTTGGTCGACGCCCGCCATAATCTGGCTAAGTTTCGAGTCTGCGAGCAGCAATTGCCGCTGACTAGGGGCAACCGCGTGCATTAA